The sequence below is a genomic window from Rhodococcus sp. 4CII.
TTCGACGTCGACCAGCGTGACGACCTGCTGCTCGAGGAGCGGTGCGCCGCCCGCGGCGAGGACCTTCGGCGGCGTCCCGGTCGTGGTGGTGTACCGGACGGTGGTGTCGTTCGTGAGTCCGGGCGCGAGCACGGCCGGATCCCAGGCGATCTTCCAGTCGTCGCCGTCCTTGGTGGCGTTACCGGTGGTGCTGTACTTCCATTCCTGCCCCGGGGCGAACGGCCACGACACGTCCATCGTGAACGATCCGGCGTTGTCACCGGACTCCTGCACTTCGGTGCGGGTGAACGTGCCGTCCTTGTTGCCGAGGCCGTCGTACATCGCGGTGATCGCGGCGGCGGCCGCGGCCGGATCGGTGGTGAGGTCGGCGGCGGCCTGCACGTCGTCGCTGTTCAGCGCGTCGGCGAACTGCTGCGACACGGTGTCGGGCTGATCGGGGCCGAACAGCCCGCAGGCGGAGAGCACGGACGCGAGTACCGCGATTCCGGCCACTGCCTTGCGGGTGGAGGTGGGACGGGTGGGGCTGTGACGAACGGTTGAGGTGCGCACGGACTCGATCATGCCTGACGTGGTGGCGCGCTTCGAACAATGGGTGTAATCATGTAATCAGTGCTTCATCACCGTGATCGGGGCACCCGGCTCCCAGGAGGACGCCATGAAGAACGCACACGGTCCGGGTGGTCGCCGCTTCGGCCGGCCCGGTGGATGGCAACAGGCGGACGTCCCCGACGCGAGCGATGCCGCCGACTGGTTCGCCGGCCGCCTTCCCGGCGACTGGTTCACCGGTCCCGCCACCGTCGAGGTCGACCGCGAGGAAATCGTCGTCGTCGGCGAATTGCCCCCCGTCGAGTCCGCCGACTCCGGCTCCGAGGCGGCGATCGACGGACGCATCTCGCGGTTCCGGGAAACGACGAGGGCCGATCGGATGCGCATCGCGGACGAGGCAGAGGCGCGGTACGGCCGCAAGGTCGCGTGGGGCGTCAGCCTCGACGGCCACAGGACACTGTTCACCCACCTCGCCGTCCCGGTGATGACCCGGCTCCGCCAACCCGAACGCAAGGTTCTCGACACACTCGTCGACGCCGGCGTGGCGAGGTCACGGTCGGACGCGCTGATGTGGACGGTCCGCCTCGCCGGCCAGCACAGCGAGCAGTGGCTGACCGAGCTTCGCGAAGCCATGGCCAAGGTGGACGAACTCCGGGCCGACGGGCCCCAGATCTAATTCGATTGCACGGGCGTCGGTGGCGTCCTATCGTGAACGTCACCGATGCGCACCGGGCGCGTCAGACAGAGGGGAACGGTCCATTGCTCCTGCCGAGGTAGTCACGCGAGTCGTCATCCGCACACACCTCGGGAGTACTCATGGCCCAGTCATATCTGTCCCTGTCCGACCTCACGTTCACCTGGCCCGACGGCGAGCCCGTCTTCGACGGCCTCGACGCCGTATTCGGGCCCGGCCGCACCGGCCTGGTCGGTCTCAACGGCGCCGGCAAATCCACACTGCTCCGGCTGATCGCCGGGCGCCTGCATCCCGACCGCGGGTCGGTGACGGCGCACGGCGAGGTGGCCTACCTGCCGCAGGACATCACGCTCGACCCCAGTCTGCGGGTCGACCGGATCCTGGGTGTCGCCGAACTGCGGGCATCGTTGCACCGCATCGAATCCGGTGAGGGCACGCCCGAGGATTTCGATGCCGCCACCGGCCGATGGGACATCGAGGAACTCGCGGTGTCGACACTGCACCGGCTCGGTCTCGAGCGCGTGCTGGGAAGCACGTCCGACCTCGACCGCACCGTCGGCACCCTGTCGGGCGGTGAGACCGTGCTGCTCGGCCTCACCGCGGAACTGCTGCGGGAACCGGAGGTGCTGCTCCTCGACGAGCCCACCAACAACCTCGACAGCGATTCCCGCAGCAGGCTCTACGACGTGGTGCGACAGTTCTCGGGAACCCTGCTGGTGGTCAGCCACGACCGCGACCTGCTCGACCTGATGGATTCCACCGCGGAACTGCGCGCAGGCGAGATCCGCATGTTCGGGGGAAATTTCAGTACCTACCGGGAGATCGTCGAGTCGGAGCAGGAGACCGCCCGCGCTGCGGTGCGCGATGCCCGCAGCGACGTGCAGAAGCAGAAGCGCGAACTCGTCGAGGCCCGCGTCAAGATCGACCGTCGTCAGCGGTACGGGCAGAAGATGTTCGAGAACAAGCGGGAACCGAAGATCGTGATGGGGTTGCGGAAGCGCCAGGCGCAGGAATCCGCGGGAAAACTGCGGAACAACCACATCGCGAAGGTCGACGAAGCGCGAGAATCGTTGACGGAAGCGGAGAATGCGCTGCGGGACGACCGCGAGGTGCGGATCGATC
It includes:
- a CDS encoding ABC-F family ATP-binding cassette domain-containing protein produces the protein MAQSYLSLSDLTFTWPDGEPVFDGLDAVFGPGRTGLVGLNGAGKSTLLRLIAGRLHPDRGSVTAHGEVAYLPQDITLDPSLRVDRILGVAELRASLHRIESGEGTPEDFDAATGRWDIEELAVSTLHRLGLERVLGSTSDLDRTVGTLSGGETVLLGLTAELLREPEVLLLDEPTNNLDSDSRSRLYDVVRQFSGTLLVVSHDRDLLDLMDSTAELRAGEIRMFGGNFSTYREIVESEQETARAAVRDARSDVQKQKRELVEARVKIDRRQRYGQKMFENKREPKIVMGLRKRQAQESAGKLRNNHIAKVDEARESLTEAENALRDDREVRIDLPATEVHAGQSVVSVPDVRLRSGQQVSLDVVGPERIALVGRNGIGKTTLLDAVVAAGPRVPFRALPQRLDVFDESLTVAENVAAAAPHASQEQIRAQLARFLFRGNDSDVLASALSGGERLRAALATILLAEPAPRLLLMDEPTNNLDLPSLAHLTQALRSYRGALIVVSHDRQFLHDIGVTRWLELTDEALRARAPFG